The DNA region TGCAGGTCCGTGGGCCAACACCTCTCGGGTTACGTGCAGACCGCACAGGCTTATCTCGCCGGTTTGGGTGCCTACGAGCAGGGCGTGCGAGCGTATTCGGCAGAGCTCGACAACCTCGCCAACACACTGTCGCAGGTGGCTCAGGGGCTCCCGCCGGGAATACCCGGACTGCAGGAAGGCGTGGCGGCGCTGAGCCAGGGTGTGGCGGCGACCCAGGCGGGCGCGAACGCGTTGCTGCCCGGTGTTGCGCAGGTGCGCGCGGGTGGCGCAGCGCTGCTGTCCGACCCGGACGTGCGCAGGGGCTTTGGTGGCCTGGCGGCCTATGGCTGCATCCCGTTTTCCGATCCCACGAAGGATGGAAACTATGCCGGGGCGCTTGACGAGAACGAAGTCACCGGGACGTTGCGGTTGTCACGTGCCGTCGGCGACCACCTGCTTTACGGCGGGTATTCCCGCGGGTACAAGGCGGGCGGATTCAATATGGACCGTAGCGGCTTGTCCAGCCCGATCCTGTCTGCTCTGGCCACCGGAGTGGCGGTACCCGCCAGCCTGGATCAATGGATATTTCGCCCCGAGACCGTCGATTCATTCGAACTGGGCGGCAAGTTCAGCCTCGACAACTGGCGTGCCCTGCTGGATGTCAGCCTGTTCCACGAGGAGTTCCAGGACTATCAACTCACTGCCTTTACGGGATTCGCGTTCGAAGCGCTCAATATTCCGGAAGTGACTTCCAAGGGCGTGGAGATCGAAGCGCGCGGCGCGATCAACAACGCCATCGAACTGTTCGGCGGAGTGACCTATGCGGACGTGCGTTTCGGCAGCGGTGCCGAACACGGCTACCGTGCCGGCCGCCAGTTGACCCACGCGCCGAAATTCACGGGTGTCGGCGGGATCACCATGCGCTTTCCGATCGGTCCTCTGGAAAGCGCGTTTCACGT from Gemmatimonadota bacterium includes:
- a CDS encoding TonB-dependent receptor, whose protein sequence is CRSVGQHLSGYVQTAQAYLAGLGAYEQGVRAYSAELDNLANTLSQVAQGLPPGIPGLQEGVAALSQGVAATQAGANALLPGVAQVRAGGAALLSDPDVRRGFGGLAAYGCIPFSDPTKDGNYAGALDENEVTGTLRLSRAVGDHLLYGGYSRGYKAGGFNMDRSGLSSPILSALATGVAVPASLDQWIFRPETVDSFELGGKFSLDNWRALLDVSLFHEEFQDYQLTAFTGFAFEALNIPEVTSKGVEIEARGAINNAIELFGGVTYADVRFGSGAEHGYRAGRQLTHAPKFTGVGGITMRFPIGPLESAFHVDARYTGEHNTGADLDIEKLQESYTVANARLIFTSQGSPWTVDFWAQNIFDEEYAITVFDAPLQGEGTGPGSTQTFNAYLGDPQLYGVSFRYEF